A DNA window from Dendrosporobacter quercicolus contains the following coding sequences:
- a CDS encoding YjcQ family protein → MRSELLLKLTGKYNEQDKEHFKQVELTGPHDYVLIELYKEQRQANPDMSRVTPELVQLEEKLFMLAVKKLQNQGLISGAVLESDENGMPYAVDLTGVKLTPAGVAYERHLG, encoded by the coding sequence ATGCGTTCGGAGTTATTGCTGAAGCTGACCGGAAAATATAATGAGCAGGATAAGGAGCATTTTAAACAAGTAGAGCTTACCGGACCTCATGATTATGTGCTGATAGAACTGTACAAGGAGCAGCGGCAGGCTAACCCCGACATGAGCAGGGTTACTCCTGAACTGGTACAGCTGGAGGAAAAGCTGTTTATGCTGGCCGTAAAAAAGCTGCAAAATCAGGGCTTGATCAGCGGTGCGGTACTGGAAAGCGATGAAAACGGGATGCCGTATGCTGTGGATCTGACCGGCGTCAAATTGACGCCAGCCGGTGTCGCCTATGAGCGGCATTTAGGTTAG
- the cydD gene encoding thiol reductant ABC exporter subunit CydD, with amino-acid sequence MIDRRLMEEMKKCRQRFFMLIGLSAGSGVLVILQADYLTKIIDGVFLGGLDLAAVWPWLLALLGIMLFRAVLIWLNEICAHRLAATIKSSVRERLARQLLTLGPTQVHGEQSGEMVNLLVEGVENIEPYFARFLPQLVVAAVIPLLVLGVVTPLDTTTALILLVTAPLIPLFMVLIGRAANELNKRQWATLSKLSAHFLDVLQGLTTLKIFGRSTEQARVIARLSNDFRDITLSVLKVAFLSALVLELAATISTALVAVTVGLRLLYVKLTFSQAFFLLLLAPEFYLPMRQLGGSFHAGMAGTAAADRIYQLLNRPVRSSRRGTVELADPAKLAVEFKGVTFAYQNGERPALSGFDLTLTPGEHVALVGPSGAGKSTVANLLLGFIEPQAGAIMVNGADITRLELSAWLKHLAYVPQSAHLFYGTVADNIRLSRAEASQAEVEAAAAAAGAHAFITGLPQGYNTIVGEGGQGLSGGEKRRLAIARAFLKDAPFLILDEATAGLDARHEQEIQLALDRLISGRTVLMIAHRLSTVYKADKIVVVSRGQAAEQGRHKELLDRQGLYYQLVTAFRGEL; translated from the coding sequence ATGATAGACCGGCGTCTTATGGAGGAAATGAAGAAATGCCGTCAGCGGTTTTTTATGCTGATCGGCTTAAGTGCAGGCAGCGGCGTGCTGGTTATTTTACAGGCCGATTATCTCACAAAAATCATTGACGGCGTGTTTTTGGGCGGCCTGGATCTGGCTGCGGTCTGGCCCTGGCTGCTCGCGCTGCTGGGAATCATGCTGTTCAGGGCAGTGCTTATCTGGCTGAATGAGATCTGCGCTCACCGGCTGGCGGCAACCATCAAAAGCAGTGTACGGGAACGGCTGGCCCGGCAGCTTCTGACTCTGGGGCCGACGCAGGTGCATGGCGAGCAGTCCGGAGAAATGGTCAACTTGCTGGTTGAGGGGGTAGAAAACATTGAGCCTTATTTTGCCAGGTTTCTGCCGCAACTGGTGGTGGCCGCAGTCATTCCGTTACTGGTCCTGGGCGTTGTCACGCCGCTGGATACTACCACGGCCCTGATTTTACTGGTTACGGCACCGCTGATTCCCTTGTTTATGGTACTGATTGGCCGGGCGGCGAATGAACTGAATAAGCGGCAGTGGGCTACGCTTTCCAAGCTTAGCGCGCACTTTCTGGATGTACTGCAAGGGTTGACCACTTTGAAAATTTTCGGGCGCAGTACCGAACAGGCCCGGGTCATTGCCCGGCTGAGCAATGACTTTCGCGATATTACACTTAGTGTGTTGAAGGTGGCGTTTTTATCGGCTCTGGTGTTGGAACTGGCCGCTACGATCAGTACGGCGCTGGTGGCGGTTACGGTTGGGCTGCGGCTGCTGTATGTTAAGCTGACATTTAGTCAGGCTTTCTTTTTACTGCTGCTGGCGCCGGAATTTTACCTGCCGATGCGGCAGCTGGGCGGCAGCTTTCATGCCGGTATGGCCGGGACTGCCGCAGCCGACCGGATTTATCAGCTGCTTAACCGGCCGGTGCGTTCAAGCCGGCGGGGTACTGTTGAGCTGGCCGATCCGGCTAAGCTGGCAGTGGAATTTAAGGGGGTTACTTTCGCTTATCAAAATGGCGAACGGCCGGCTTTGAGCGGCTTTGACCTAACGCTGACGCCGGGGGAGCACGTGGCTCTGGTCGGCCCCAGCGGAGCCGGAAAAAGTACGGTGGCCAATCTGCTGCTGGGCTTTATTGAACCACAGGCCGGGGCCATAATGGTTAACGGCGCCGATATTACCCGGCTGGAGCTGTCGGCGTGGCTGAAACACCTTGCTTATGTGCCGCAGTCCGCTCATTTGTTTTATGGGACTGTGGCCGATAATATCCGGCTGAGCCGGGCGGAGGCCTCCCAGGCGGAAGTGGAGGCAGCGGCGGCTGCCGCCGGAGCTCATGCGTTTATTACCGGTTTGCCGCAGGGCTACAATACCATTGTCGGGGAAGGGGGGCAGGGCTTAAGCGGCGGTGAGAAACGCCGTCTGGCCATTGCCAGAGCCTTTTTAAAAGATGCCCCGTTTTTAATTTTGGATGAAGCTACCGCAGGTTTGGATGCCCGTCACGAGCAGGAGATCCAATTGGCGCTGGACCGCTTGATCAGCGGCCGTACGGTGTTGATGATTGCTCACCGGTTGAGTACGGTATACAAGGCGGATAAGATTGTTGTGGTCAGCCGGGGGCAGGCTGCGGAGCAAGGCCGCCATAAGGAATTACTGGACCGGCAGGGGTTGTACTATCAGTTGGTAACTGCATTCCGAGGTGAATTATGA
- the cydC gene encoding thiol reductant ABC exporter subunit CydC: MRTALRLIRIMLPVWPVMLAAAGFGWLTIAANIGLMATSALLIATAALHPSVAELSVAIVGVRFFGVSRAIFRYLERYIAHDATFKLLGRIRSWFFTRLEPLAPARLQAWQSGELFSAIVGDVETLKDFYLRVLAPPLIAVLILLGMVVFLQQFSSGLALLLAGAFVFAGILMPLLVRCLNRGSGAELVAVRAELNAYLADTVNGIAELAAFDRKESQLAGIGRIQERLTALQGKVAAVSALTEASGNLTMNSALWWTLCITIPLVHSGQVAGVYLPVLALAVQSSFEAVLVLPMAVHHLAESLAAARRLFAIADTAPAVRPPAAAACLPASSGLIVRNVSFEYDAWGQVLHDVSFDLPPGKRLAIVGPSGAGKSTIVHLLLRFWEYDSGRITLGGTDYRTLPPEEIRSVFNVVSQQTHIFNASIRDNILIARPSAGEEELKAAVQGAALTAFIAALPQGLDTAVGHNGQALSGGQRQRIAIARALLKAAPVVLLDEPTTGLDAVTEKQIMATLAGLGRDRATLLITHRLTGLETMDEILVLEAGRVAERGRFSELIAGKGLFYRLYNLQ; this comes from the coding sequence ATGAGAACTGCACTGCGTCTAATCAGGATTATGCTGCCGGTCTGGCCGGTAATGCTGGCGGCGGCGGGCTTTGGCTGGCTGACTATTGCCGCCAATATCGGCCTGATGGCAACTTCCGCCCTGCTCATTGCCACTGCCGCTCTCCATCCGTCGGTGGCCGAACTGTCGGTGGCTATTGTGGGCGTCCGGTTTTTTGGGGTGTCCAGAGCAATTTTTCGCTACCTTGAACGGTATATCGCCCATGATGCCACCTTTAAGCTGCTTGGCCGAATCAGAAGCTGGTTTTTTACCCGGCTGGAGCCGCTGGCCCCGGCCAGGCTGCAGGCGTGGCAAAGCGGGGAGCTGTTTAGCGCCATTGTCGGCGATGTGGAAACGCTGAAAGACTTTTATTTGCGGGTTCTGGCTCCGCCGCTGATTGCTGTATTGATTTTGCTGGGTATGGTTGTGTTTTTGCAGCAGTTTTCGTCTGGCCTGGCGCTGCTCTTAGCTGGCGCGTTTGTTTTTGCCGGTATCCTTATGCCGCTCCTGGTCCGCTGTTTGAACCGCGGCAGCGGCGCTGAACTGGTGGCTGTCCGGGCGGAGCTGAATGCTTATTTGGCTGATACGGTCAATGGTATTGCCGAACTGGCGGCTTTTGACCGCAAAGAAAGCCAGCTGGCAGGGATCGGCCGTATCCAGGAGCGGCTGACGGCACTGCAGGGAAAGGTTGCCGCCGTGAGCGCCCTGACGGAGGCCTCGGGCAATCTGACCATGAATTCGGCGTTATGGTGGACGCTTTGCATTACCATTCCCCTGGTTCACAGCGGCCAGGTCGCGGGGGTATATCTGCCGGTGCTGGCCCTGGCTGTTCAAAGCAGCTTTGAGGCTGTGCTGGTACTGCCAATGGCGGTTCATCACCTGGCGGAAAGTCTCGCTGCCGCCAGGCGGCTGTTCGCTATTGCCGATACGGCGCCCGCCGTCCGGCCGCCGGCTGCCGCTGCCTGCTTACCGGCTTCCAGCGGGCTTATTGTCCGCAATGTTTCGTTTGAATATGATGCCTGGGGGCAGGTTTTGCACGATGTTTCGTTTGATTTGCCGCCCGGCAAACGGCTGGCTATTGTTGGGCCGAGCGGCGCGGGAAAAAGCACAATCGTTCATTTGCTGCTCAGATTCTGGGAGTATGACAGCGGGCGGATTACACTGGGCGGGACAGATTACCGCACCTTGCCGCCGGAGGAAATCCGGTCGGTGTTCAATGTTGTTTCTCAGCAAACGCATATTTTTAATGCCAGTATCCGGGACAACATTTTAATTGCCCGGCCGTCGGCCGGTGAGGAGGAGCTTAAGGCCGCCGTGCAGGGCGCTGCCTTGACTGCGTTCATCGCCGCTCTGCCGCAGGGGCTGGATACGGCTGTCGGCCATAACGGCCAGGCTTTGTCCGGCGGTCAGCGGCAGCGGATTGCCATCGCCCGGGCTTTATTGAAAGCTGCGCCGGTGGTATTGCTGGACGAACCGACTACCGGGCTGGATGCAGTGACAGAAAAGCAAATCATGGCAACGCTGGCCGGGTTAGGCCGGGACCGGGCAACCCTGTTGATTACCCACCGGCTGACCGGCCTGGAAACAATGGATGAGATTTTAGTGCTCGAAGCGGGCCGGGTGGCTGAACGGGGCAGGTTTTCAGAGCTGATAGCCGGCAAAGGCTTGTTTTACCGGCTGTACAATTTACAGTAA
- a CDS encoding DUF2225 domain-containing protein: protein MAEYTYEVDKECPLCSKSFTVTKMKSRLIKMKQDTDFCTYYKDINPYYYSIWVCPHCGYAAPDTQFDDISPVAREKLIKFLTGRQVGVNFCGVRTREQAVATYKLAVFYSQLLDAADSRLGGLYLKMAWLYREAGETGHEQLALENAVKHYEQALLRERLPAGNMTETTLGYLVGDLFRRTGNIDQAVAYLNKIVSNQQAKVAERNIYNLARQVWQEIRESKKNAAVGEATEQ, encoded by the coding sequence ATGGCCGAATATACATATGAAGTGGATAAGGAATGCCCGTTATGCAGTAAATCCTTTACCGTAACCAAAATGAAATCGCGCTTGATCAAAATGAAACAGGATACTGATTTTTGCACTTATTATAAAGACATCAACCCTTATTATTATTCCATCTGGGTTTGCCCGCATTGCGGGTATGCTGCGCCGGATACCCAGTTTGATGATATCAGCCCGGTGGCGAGGGAAAAACTGATTAAATTTTTAACCGGACGGCAGGTGGGTGTGAATTTTTGCGGCGTCAGAACACGTGAGCAGGCAGTCGCCACGTATAAGCTGGCTGTTTTTTATAGTCAGCTGCTGGACGCCGCCGATAGCAGGCTGGGCGGCCTGTACCTTAAAATGGCCTGGCTGTATCGCGAGGCCGGTGAAACGGGTCACGAACAGCTCGCTTTGGAGAATGCCGTCAAGCATTATGAGCAGGCTTTGCTGCGTGAGCGGCTGCCGGCCGGCAATATGACGGAAACCACCCTGGGGTATTTGGTGGGCGATTTATTCCGGCGAACCGGCAATATTGATCAGGCGGTTGCCTATTTAAATAAGATTGTCTCAAACCAGCAGGCCAAAGTAGCGGAACGTAATATCTACAATCTGGCCCGGCAGGTGTGGCAGGAAATCCGCGAGTCGAAAAAAAATGCAGCGGTTGGCGAAGCAACTGAGCAGTAA
- a CDS encoding gluconokinase yields the protein MMQPIMIGVDIGTTGVRSVAYRLDGSSTATATEEYPLFTDQTGVAEQEADAVMMAMEAVITRTVNLLGGELKQVRGLALSSALHSLLAIAADGRPLTRLMTWADTRGQIYLAELKRNLDAAAVYRRTGCPLHPMYPLLKIYWLRQKRPELFNQAAWFGSVKDYAFHRLTGKRVVDRSIASGSGLYDLFSLKWDEEILALLGIPEDKMPTVAATTTRHGLAPAQAERLGLPGGLPVVIGAGDGMLANVGVGAVKAGQINITIGTSGAIRMAADQPRTDEKGRTWCYNLAEGRWMLGGAINNGGISFRWIRDKFAETEQRVAEKLGLDSYRLLADYAQKVPAGANGLILLPFFTGERAPNWNANARGVLFGLTLNHDKRHMIRAVLEGICYRMKSVLLSLEEITGKAEEIRVSGSFTRSEVWLQILADVLGREILLPNVEEGAAFGAAILGFYSLGLLSGIDVAADMAGIRKTFVPEQSNQATYEKLYELYEQIYWNLQDQFQLVADYQRSETGKEQR from the coding sequence ATGATGCAGCCAATCATGATCGGGGTAGATATTGGTACAACAGGAGTTCGCTCGGTAGCATACCGGCTGGACGGCAGTTCTACAGCCACAGCCACAGAAGAATATCCGCTGTTTACTGATCAGACCGGCGTCGCCGAACAAGAAGCTGATGCCGTTATGATGGCAATGGAAGCGGTAATTACCCGAACGGTGAATTTGCTTGGCGGGGAATTAAAACAAGTGCGGGGACTGGCGCTTAGTTCAGCATTGCACAGTCTTTTGGCAATTGCCGCTGACGGCCGGCCGCTGACCCGTTTAATGACCTGGGCCGATACGCGGGGCCAGATTTATTTGGCGGAACTTAAGCGGAACCTTGACGCTGCAGCCGTTTACCGGCGAACCGGCTGTCCTTTGCATCCCATGTATCCCTTGCTGAAAATCTACTGGCTCAGGCAAAAGCGGCCGGAACTGTTCAACCAAGCGGCCTGGTTCGGTTCAGTCAAGGATTATGCGTTTCACCGCCTGACCGGCAAACGGGTGGTGGACCGTTCAATTGCCAGCGGCAGCGGCTTATATGATTTATTCTCACTGAAATGGGATGAGGAAATTCTGGCTTTACTGGGCATCCCGGAAGACAAGATGCCAACCGTTGCTGCCACAACCACCAGACATGGTTTGGCTCCGGCGCAGGCGGAGCGGCTGGGCTTGCCGGGCGGTTTGCCGGTAGTGATCGGCGCAGGCGACGGTATGCTGGCTAATGTAGGCGTGGGAGCGGTGAAAGCCGGTCAGATTAATATTACCATTGGTACCAGCGGCGCAATCAGAATGGCGGCGGACCAGCCCAGGACGGATGAAAAAGGCCGGACCTGGTGTTATAATCTGGCGGAAGGCCGGTGGATGCTGGGCGGAGCGATCAATAACGGCGGCATTTCCTTTCGCTGGATCAGAGACAAGTTTGCCGAGACTGAACAGCGGGTTGCTGAAAAGCTGGGGCTGGATTCTTATCGTTTATTGGCTGACTATGCCCAAAAAGTGCCGGCCGGCGCTAACGGACTGATTCTGTTGCCGTTTTTCACCGGCGAGCGGGCGCCGAACTGGAATGCGAATGCCCGGGGGGTTCTGTTTGGCTTGACGCTGAATCATGATAAACGCCATATGATTCGCGCTGTGCTGGAAGGCATTTGCTACCGGATGAAAAGTGTACTGTTGTCGCTGGAGGAAATTACCGGCAAGGCTGAGGAAATTCGGGTAAGCGGCAGCTTTACGCGTTCCGAGGTGTGGCTGCAGATTCTGGCCGATGTTCTGGGACGGGAAATTTTACTGCCCAATGTGGAAGAAGGGGCGGCGTTCGGTGCGGCAATTCTGGGTTTTTACTCTTTGGGCCTGCTGTCCGGAATTGACGTCGCCGCCGATATGGCCGGCATTCGCAAAACCTTTGTTCCGGAGCAGAGCAATCAGGCTACTTATGAAAAGCTGTATGAGCTGTATGAACAAATTTATTGGAATCTGCAGGACCAATTCCAACTGGTTGCTGATTATCAACGCAGTGAAACGGGGAAGGAGCAAAGGTAA
- a CDS encoding phosphoglycerate dehydrogenase: MAVILTTPRSFAGCKRARDLLQQAGHEVRVQTAAKPYTANELLPVIQGVDALIAGLDEINSEVIKAGAPTLKVIARNGAGYNNIDTEAARRYGVLVTVTPGANSISVCELAFALMMALARKAHLMDGNIRQGQWLRVPGSELFEKTLGVLGTGAIGSELIKRCRAFGMKVLAYDLFPNEELSRNYAVTYTNLETIYREADYLSLHLPSTAQTDRMINAGAIALMKKEATIINTARGELIDEAALLAALESGRLAGAGLDAFTHEPFTDQRFFHLDNVIMTPHSGAYTAESVERTSAAAAEEVLRVLAGRKPLHAIC, translated from the coding sequence ATGGCGGTTATTTTAACTACCCCGCGCTCTTTTGCCGGTTGTAAAAGGGCCCGGGATTTACTGCAACAGGCCGGACACGAGGTGCGGGTGCAAACAGCGGCCAAGCCTTATACCGCAAATGAATTGCTTCCGGTAATCCAAGGGGTCGACGCCCTCATTGCCGGACTTGACGAAATCAACAGCGAGGTAATTAAGGCCGGTGCGCCCACACTGAAAGTAATTGCCCGCAATGGCGCCGGCTATAATAATATTGATACGGAGGCTGCCCGTAGATACGGAGTGCTTGTTACTGTAACGCCGGGGGCTAACAGCATTTCCGTCTGCGAGCTGGCTTTTGCCCTGATGATGGCTTTAGCCCGCAAAGCGCATTTGATGGACGGCAATATCCGCCAAGGGCAATGGCTGAGGGTTCCGGGAAGTGAACTGTTTGAAAAAACGCTGGGCGTGCTGGGCACCGGCGCCATTGGCAGCGAACTGATCAAACGGTGCCGGGCTTTCGGCATGAAGGTGCTGGCTTATGATTTATTTCCTAACGAGGAACTTAGCCGCAATTACGCCGTTACTTATACCAATCTGGAGACCATTTACCGGGAGGCTGATTATCTCTCGCTGCACCTGCCGTCCACGGCGCAGACGGACAGGATGATTAACGCCGGCGCGATTGCGCTGATGAAAAAGGAAGCAACAATCATTAATACGGCGAGAGGAGAGCTCATTGACGAGGCGGCATTGCTGGCGGCTTTGGAAAGCGGACGACTGGCCGGAGCCGGATTGGATGCTTTTACGCATGAGCCGTTTACTGATCAGCGGTTTTTTCACCTGGATAATGTGATTATGACTCCGCATAGCGGCGCTTATACCGCCGAGTCGGTTGAACGCACTTCGGCGGCGGCGGCTGAAGAAGTGCTGAGAGTACTGGCAGGGCGAAAGCCTTTGCATGCGATTTGTTGA
- a CDS encoding bifunctional 2-keto-4-hydroxyglutarate aldolase/2-keto-3-deoxy-6-phosphogluconate aldolase: MGKQQVLERICESGLVAVVRAETGDQAKRIAEACLAGGLQAIEVTYTVPGAHHIIEELAKAYSAEELIIGAGTVLDPETARISVLSGAQYIVSPCLNAETVRLGNRYQVPVMAGAMTIKEIVECMEAGADVIKLFPGELFGPAMVKAVKGPLPQAPIMPTGGVNAGNVQDWIKAGCVAVGAGGSLTAGAKTGDYAAITATARQFLAEIAKARLAGR, translated from the coding sequence TTGGGCAAACAGCAAGTACTTGAACGGATTTGCGAGTCGGGCTTAGTTGCGGTAGTAAGAGCGGAAACCGGCGATCAGGCCAAGCGGATTGCAGAGGCTTGCCTGGCCGGCGGTCTGCAGGCAATTGAAGTGACTTACACGGTGCCTGGCGCGCATCATATTATAGAAGAATTGGCCAAGGCTTATTCGGCCGAGGAATTAATTATTGGGGCAGGTACGGTGCTTGATCCCGAGACCGCCCGCATTTCAGTACTCAGTGGAGCGCAGTATATTGTCTCACCCTGCTTGAATGCCGAAACGGTAAGGCTGGGCAACCGTTATCAGGTACCGGTTATGGCCGGCGCTATGACCATTAAGGAAATAGTGGAATGCATGGAGGCGGGCGCCGATGTGATTAAATTATTCCCTGGTGAGTTATTTGGCCCGGCCATGGTTAAGGCCGTCAAAGGACCTTTGCCGCAAGCTCCGATTATGCCGACCGGCGGGGTTAATGCCGGCAATGTTCAGGACTGGATTAAGGCCGGCTGTGTAGCGGTTGGCGCCGGCGGCAGCCTGACGGCTGGCGCTAAGACCGGCGATTATGCCGCAATTACCGCAACGGCCCGGCAGTTTCTCGCCGAAATTGCCAAGGCCCGTTTAGCCGGCCGGTAG
- a CDS encoding TetR/AcrR family transcriptional regulator, translated as MARPAQDPQIRIKEILDTAEHLFTVKGYLGTTVSDIAKKMGVTQGMFYYYFKSKEEILEALLNRQVTSFLSEVKVMASSNAPPAEKLGFMISTVIKNVQAHGEVLLNTVYHEQNLHIKNKLVHGVKLLLTPLGLTIIEEGRVRNDFNVPDPQTALSFILLIMDFLIDALYEKLPAELLSLRLQMAEALVAKAVGVREGTVRIILQTPR; from the coding sequence ATGGCCAGACCTGCACAAGATCCGCAGATCCGAATTAAGGAGATTTTGGATACAGCTGAACATTTATTTACCGTTAAAGGATATTTGGGAACAACCGTTAGTGACATTGCTAAAAAAATGGGCGTTACGCAGGGAATGTTCTACTACTACTTTAAGTCCAAAGAGGAAATCCTCGAAGCGCTGCTCAACCGTCAGGTCACTAGCTTCCTTTCCGAGGTTAAAGTCATGGCTTCTTCCAATGCTCCCCCGGCGGAGAAGCTGGGATTTATGATCAGTACCGTAATTAAAAATGTCCAAGCTCATGGCGAGGTACTGCTAAACACCGTATACCATGAGCAGAATTTACATATTAAAAACAAACTGGTTCACGGCGTCAAACTCCTGCTCACACCTTTGGGGCTGACGATCATTGAAGAAGGCAGGGTCCGTAATGACTTTAATGTACCCGACCCCCAAACCGCACTGAGTTTTATCCTGCTGATTATGGATTTTCTCATTGACGCCCTTTATGAGAAACTCCCCGCAGAGCTCCTGTCTCTGCGGCTGCAAATGGCGGAAGCGCTAGTCGCAAAGGCAGTAGGCGTGCGGGAAGGGACGGTCCGCATAATTCTGCAAACGCCCAGGTAA
- a CDS encoding DJ-1/PfpI family protein yields the protein MSRKILLLTGDCAEDYEVKVPQQALAMLGYQVDVAAPNKKAGDFLQLVVHDFTNLDTYIELTGHRIAVDIPAAEVKAGEYAGLVIPGGRAPEYIRMYDEAISIVRNFFAADKPVAAVCHGPQLLAPANVLAGYTVTSYPACAAECRIAGAEWRDSPVVVSKNLVTAQAWPNHPEWLRAFVELLGAKISI from the coding sequence ATGAGCAGGAAGATTTTGTTGTTAACCGGAGATTGTGCTGAAGATTATGAGGTTAAAGTTCCTCAGCAGGCGCTGGCCATGCTGGGTTACCAGGTTGATGTGGCTGCGCCGAATAAAAAAGCCGGCGATTTTTTGCAACTGGTCGTCCATGATTTTACTAACCTTGATACTTATATTGAGCTTACCGGTCATCGTATTGCGGTGGACATCCCGGCGGCCGAGGTTAAAGCCGGCGAGTATGCGGGTCTGGTCATACCGGGGGGACGGGCGCCGGAGTATATCCGGATGTATGATGAAGCCATCAGCATTGTCCGGAATTTTTTCGCCGCGGACAAGCCGGTTGCGGCAGTTTGCCACGGACCGCAGCTCTTGGCTCCGGCTAATGTTCTGGCCGGCTATACGGTAACTTCCTATCCGGCCTGCGCAGCCGAATGCCGGATTGCCGGAGCCGAGTGGCGGGACAGCCCTGTCGTGGTCAGCAAAAATCTGGTTACGGCCCAGGCCTGGCCAAATCATCCGGAATGGCTGCGGGCGTTTGTAGAGCTGCTGGGGGCAAAAATCAGCATATAA
- a CDS encoding flavin reductase family protein: MIKEISYNQYAEQAIEGVSKGAFLTTAVDGRVNTMTIAWGSIGSIWAKPIFTVLVRPSRYTYQLIEQSDEFTVSIPLKGMKEALALCGTKSGRDLDKIAAAGLATLPGRKGKTPLIAGCSLHYECKIVYKQTMTNQHLSPEIDAVKYSVEGYHTMYFGEIAAAYTEE, translated from the coding sequence ATGATTAAGGAAATCAGTTACAACCAGTATGCCGAACAGGCAATTGAAGGGGTAAGCAAAGGCGCGTTTTTGACCACTGCCGTAGACGGGCGGGTAAATACGATGACCATTGCCTGGGGTTCCATCGGCTCAATTTGGGCTAAACCGATCTTTACGGTGCTGGTGCGTCCTTCCCGTTATACCTATCAGCTTATTGAGCAAAGCGATGAATTTACCGTCAGCATTCCGCTGAAGGGAATGAAGGAAGCCCTGGCGCTGTGCGGGACAAAATCCGGCCGCGATTTGGATAAAATTGCCGCCGCCGGCCTTGCCACCCTGCCTGGGCGGAAAGGCAAAACTCCGCTAATCGCCGGCTGCAGCCTGCACTATGAATGCAAAATCGTCTATAAGCAAACGATGACCAATCAACATCTGTCGCCGGAAATTGACGCCGTTAAATATAGCGTTGAAGGGTACCATACCATGTATTTCGGCGAAATTGCCGCCGCTTATACGGAAGAATAA
- the serC gene encoding 3-phosphoserine/phosphohydroxythreonine transaminase, protein MTTRIHNFNAGPAALPLDVLQQAQAELLNFNNTGMSILEISHRSKPYEQVNAEAEANLKELLGLGENYRVLFLQGGASLQFAMVPLNFLPQGQTADYILSGSWSEKALKEAQLIGQTHVAATTAGENYRRVPGLAEIKPSASPAYIHLTSNNTIFGTQWAEFPSFGDIPLIADMSSDILCKPFDASKFALIYAGAQKNLGPAGVTIVIIRQDLLENSPGAIPTMLRYSTHAKNDSLYNTPPTFGVYMIHLVLRWIKAQGGLAGIEKQNRAKAGLIYDAIDQSGGYYRGHAEPDSRSLMNITFRLPNEELEQTFVAQAAQAGLGGLKGHRSVGGLRASVYNAVTRKSCQALRDFMLGFQQNNS, encoded by the coding sequence TTGACAACGCGTATTCATAACTTTAACGCCGGTCCGGCCGCACTGCCCCTTGACGTATTGCAACAAGCCCAGGCTGAACTACTAAATTTTAACAATACAGGCATGTCCATTCTCGAAATCAGCCATCGCTCCAAACCTTATGAGCAGGTAAACGCCGAAGCCGAAGCCAATTTAAAAGAGCTGCTGGGGCTGGGTGAAAACTACCGGGTCTTATTCCTGCAAGGCGGCGCCAGTCTACAGTTTGCAATGGTTCCGCTCAATTTCCTGCCGCAAGGGCAGACTGCCGACTATATTTTAAGCGGTTCCTGGTCGGAAAAAGCGTTGAAGGAAGCGCAGCTCATTGGGCAGACGCATGTTGCGGCAACCACTGCCGGAGAAAATTACCGGCGCGTGCCCGGCCTGGCCGAAATAAAACCAAGCGCCAGCCCCGCCTATATTCACCTTACCTCCAACAATACAATTTTCGGTACGCAGTGGGCTGAATTTCCCTCCTTTGGCGATATTCCACTGATCGCCGATATGTCCTCCGATATTCTCTGTAAGCCTTTTGACGCCTCAAAATTCGCTTTGATTTACGCCGGCGCGCAAAAAAATCTTGGTCCGGCCGGCGTTACCATTGTCATTATCCGCCAGGATTTACTGGAAAACAGCCCCGGCGCCATCCCGACCATGCTGCGCTACAGCACCCATGCCAAAAACGATTCCCTGTACAATACCCCGCCAACCTTCGGCGTGTATATGATTCATCTTGTCCTGCGCTGGATCAAGGCGCAAGGCGGACTTGCCGGCATCGAAAAACAAAACCGGGCCAAAGCAGGCTTAATCTACGATGCGATCGACCAAAGCGGCGGCTATTACCGCGGCCACGCCGAGCCAGACAGCCGTTCACTGATGAACATTACCTTCAGGCTGCCTAATGAGGAACTTGAGCAAACCTTTGTGGCCCAGGCCGCCCAAGCCGGCTTGGGCGGCTTGAAAGGGCACCGTTCGGTGGGCGGCCTCCGGGCCTCTGTTTATAACGCCGTAACCCGGAAAAGCTGCCAGGCCCTGCGTGACTTTATGCTCGGCTTTCAGCAAAACAACAGTTAA